The Chrysemys picta bellii isolate R12L10 unplaced genomic scaffold, ASM1138683v2 scaf1431, whole genome shotgun sequence genome includes the window GCCGCCTGTAccacttgccaaagccacaatattggtaaacctgtaaaagtggctcaggggttccggggcctgccccaagtaccattcttgcattggcaacttgattttgtacaaatgcctaagtgtcaacaatatgaatttattttggttatggtatgtttattttctggttggatcgAAGCCTTTCCTTGTCGAAAGGCTGACTCACTGTCTGTTGCCAAATGTTTAttaaatcatattatgcctgCCAAGGGAATTCCTGCCACTCTGTCCAGTGATTGGGGTACACATTTTAGCGGACAACTTGTTCAACACCTGGATCGTGTTTTACATATCACACACCTCTTGCACTGTCCCTACCACCCACAGAGCGCAGGTGCAGTTGAAAGACGAAATGGTGTACATAAGAATAAGCTTGCTAAAATTTGTGACTCTACAGGGTTAAGCTGGCCAGCGGCTCTACCACTGGCCTTTATGGAAATGCGAtccactccatcccaaaggcataaattgagtccctttgaaattgTGATGGGACGCCCTATGCGAGCTATGGCTaccattactccagtcccagacttgaactTTACTCACTGTATGCTCCTTCAATATTGCAAGGGATTAATATAAGCCGtaagtcacttccattcacagGGTTGAACCGCCTGGCCAATGAAACCCACCTCTGACGCTTGCCACGACCTCAAGCCAGGTGATTGGGTCTACGTATGGCACTATCATCGAAAACATGCCTTGGAACTCCGGTGGAAGGGgcctcatcaggtactgcttactacccagacagctgttaaactatctggcatcgcagcgtggatacatgcttcgcagtgtaagaaggcaccatccccagcgaaccaatcatcacctcagaaccacgcagagtcaattttgactccagaagaagacgtagaggaatagcctgcaataccttacaatctacgctcttgtaagggttgccagaagcagacgatgaCCTAAAGCAAGGTGCAAGAAGAAGCAGTAGCGAGTCTAGCGCCTGCtacctggtggatgtaaaaccgtgacctcagttccctcagttgaggttgtcagaaccagcagggtcttgcctccaacatgcgcctctggtggcgcctgttccttggctgctggtgtcttaaggtccggggagtccacaatgacaattcttttatccagcagcaagtgtggatagctcagacccttaatatttctaattgctgggtgtgcaaccacatcccagcccactctcaagctggttttcctgtcctggcaatcccactcaattccccagacctcactggaggacctcgtccgtttaacaaaacatggaacagcaatgacacttgggaagcagtgggaataaatgtatctaaatggataagtgtggtggagggaaaagatCATTGATGTTGGGTATGTAATGAGACAGGGTTGGATCTGGGAAGaagccgttgccttcagcatattgtggccaatggtgtatgggattattcgaagaaaactaaagagtggcgggccaggtatggggatatgaattttttctcgacctgggatcaaacagaaaaatcaatctcatgttccccctacagtaaccttagtgaaaacaatacaatctttcagtgccatgcaaataacaccactcctcgtaaggagaattaccctgtgccctttggaggatattactcctcctttgcaggcacctatgtgacagatgggtgcaaccaacccttcccggccttaataggccatcattgggtttgtgggaccaaagcttatactgcgttaccagctaactggtcaggtatctgttatcccacccgactcttcccacaattccgagtgctagggtccttcctaTGAGAACGCCTCCGTAATTTCAGGCGTATAAGAAGGGACTTACCAGATGCCCactggtatgtaaataacataagccccttaacctgggaagaggccattggcggttcccttatcccacttgggggagtaatacaccatgcaaaaatgctcctgaggttacaagcagtagttgaaataatggcaaatgaaaccagagagagtttaaaagccctggccaaagaaacaggggcgatccgacagatggccctccaaaaccgtcaggcctTGGACATAGtcctggcggccaaaggagggaactgtgctctcattggaaaaaaatgttgtgtgtttatacctgacaacaccaatgaggtaatagatcgcgctaaccacttagaacaaatcgcatatcttccccaggaagagccaagttctttatggaaatggctaagtaacctgttcaatttctctggcataggaaactggttgtttcagggagcactgactatcctgtttggaatcgtaatgatttttgtatgttttcagttaatctcctgttgtatccagaattgtgtaaggtatgccacccaggtgactgccccaaaacagagtgctaatataaTGATTTTGAATATCGCTGATGAACAAAGGGATAAAGAAcggttaatatgtggaacccagtaattgttggtcataGCGTAGCTTGATCAAAAGGAGGGATTGTAAaagtagaatggattaaagaaatgctgtatgtacctttaagcagaaataaggaatgctgaaatacaggtgtcaggaaaaggaacattaagaCATAAACAATGAATCCACTTAAGCTAATTGTGgaacatcagctgaagatctgtaaAACTTAGTATGtaaattgaatatgtatgtctagcctcaggtaaacttgtcagttctgctttctttgtcctcttgttaagttcgCACCCTTTTTACCTGTATAAActaaggtagtgtgggtcttggaAGGGGGGCTCaccttatctgaatgtattagcagagcgctgtgctaataaacagagtagtcttgacaaattgtgagtcctgattctaactttgacactttccagcctccggagcgctcTCTGTCGGCCAGTGTCTCGCTACTGctgggcccccgtgtccctcctggaccctggtgcccctttccgCCGggttgctgccccctggcagtacccccacagtctctgggtctccccctcccagggaacccccaccccctatccccacctcagtatatggctactgccagtcaccatcgagcccccgttcactggggctgactgcagtataattgccacttATCACCAGCAAGgggaggtttggacctgctgccttcacctacccctgggctgcccctgcaaccccagtacctttttgGCCTTACACTAGGCCCACAGCCTGGGGGATTTCCAGGCCAGAACTCCCCAGCTCCTATggccttccccccagccctgctccacctcaggtaccttgGTACGCTTCtagcagccaggtccctccctctcaataggcgagagagagagtgtctgcctagctccagcctagcagcccctttatagggccagctgcggcctgattggggtgtggccccagctgagactgcttccccaatcaggcttttccccagctacagccctctccagggctgtttttaagcCCTTCGGGGCAGGAGATGGTGACCACCCCTCTACCAACCCCACCTCGATGTCAGGCCTTCGGCTGTCACTCTTCTCGGGGCTGGATTCTGCAATCCCCTCCCTCCAGAGCAGGCCTGGGCTGCAATTCACAACGGTTAGCTCAGCAGAGGTGAGGTCAGTTCAGCATCTATGGCCCTGTTCTCTGCCGGGTCGTGGCTGGGTTAggcagtgaccagccagctctcagaAAGTGAAGTCCTGTTTATTCACAACAAAAACATTTCTGAGCAAATGTCTCTGAACCTAATAATCAGCGTATGCAAGGTCTAGCTCAGCAGGTGCTCACCACTGCCCCCAGGGTGACCCTGGCAGGTTTTTAAGATCCTGCCACAGGTCCTGTCTGGTCACCAATTCAGGTCAATtctgtatccagagggagagtccaaaaagagTCCCCAAACGAGTCCAAGAATCTCAagcttttttccccttatttatacattagtaatagaatgacatgtcccttaaaggcagttccaatgggcaagcaagaagctccttctgattattgattaaccaggtgtgggtttttccagagtttgcaaccTTGAGACCCCactagacattcctggggcacatcctgctcttttaaaatgcatggatcagcaacttcaacacaattctaaTCATggaaggatgcggggtcaagctgccctttctgtggcaccccaatctcccctcccctcctgccttggtcaagctgagattgcttaatggccaatttacagcttgctgactaggccgcctttaacaataagccatagtggtttcaagcactttactggtttgccaaaatctccccgtacacctTCTGCCCATGTCCCTAccccgcagctggagccccagggcagtcgaagccctgagcctccccaacACCGCCCAGAagtgccctgaggcccccccgcccacctgcccagagctgccctgggccagccacagccacgccatgcctcctctccccagagccCAAGCCGCTGCAGGAAAAGCCTCTCACTCTCATCTGAAGAAGCTTTGAGATGCCCCATAcaggttctggggcagctgaggagTTGGTATGTGTTACTCAGCTTCTGGGGCtcatcagtaatctctctggagtccagggagattactgatgaacccaggaagctgaatagcagataccgcctcctcagccaccctggaacctgcatgcgGCATAatagataaaaaaaaaaccctaacctattatacccgccacccatgtgTACACTTCAATACTACAGtcacacagctgcactgctgttgtgcttcagtgtagacacaccctatgcCAGCAGGAGGGGACCTGGTCAATGGCCAGGGCTCCTggatgctaccgtaatacacctaataaccAACGTACAGCGCCTAACACCATGGGTTCCTACTCCACAGCTCGGGCTCCTGCCAGGCATCTTTTCACCATCCAGGGACTGATTCCCCATTAAACCAAGGCCTCTTTGCAATGCTCTAGCAGGGGAAAGGAGCCTTGGAGTGGGTCTCCTGttttgcaggtcacttttaaTTTCACTTCTAACTCTGTGGTTAGTTAATTAAGGCTCATTAAGAGCTTGCAGATGCTCAGGTGAAATGGACGATTTAAGTGCAGCGTTATGGTTTGAAGGAGAAGAGTCACCGCTAACTGTTTTGTTTCTACCTTCCATGCTCTGCCCTGTCTTATGCACATATTGGGTGGAGGGATACCCATTATACGTCGAATGGGCGAAGGGATACCCTTTATGCAAATCAGCGATGAGTCTGGTGGCACTGCACCACAGCCACTGACATCACATAAGAAGGCACAGTCAGCCAATCAGCATGTGGCTATAAGATGTGCTCATATTCCATGGCAGACACACCTGGGGATAAGATACTGGGGGACACTAGGGCAGAGCTGAGACCAGAAGCCAGCCCGGTGTGAATGGGAGTAACCCGCTCTGAGGTGCGGGCAGAAGCTGGTTCCCTGGTGTATTAAACAACACCAGCCTAAACCATCTCTGCACCCATTGTTTCCTGGGGAgggcaggtgggtgagggaacTCAGAGGCTGGGAGTGAGGACATCTGAGTTTGATGTAcagctctgggagtggagtggggtctagtggttagagcggggtgggACTTtcacctttaataatgtaactgtcAGAGTAAGGGATCTTCGCTCAGTCTGACCCTCAGCTTCCATCTTCTCTCAGCCCCACTGGGAGTCACCAACTTCCTCCTTGATGGCTCTTCCCCATTCTCCTTGCTTGTTACCTCACAGGACCCTTTGGTGCAGCAGAAATGGCTTCACTTCTGCTCTTGCTTCAAGCCCAcgcccttcccccagccagcccatgctGGTGTCTGATGCTCTGGGAAGCCAGAGGGGTGGGAGCTGCCATAGGCCAGGCCAGAGGAGATagaggctgggggagtggggggggatccCAGCCGAGGAGAGGTCTGGAAGTGAGGGAGAGGCAGGAGCTGTGATAGCCCAGGCCGGAGGAGATGGAAGCCAGGGTGGGAATCTCCACTGAGGGGGAACTGGATTCATGGGAGgtcagaggggagggagctgccatTGGCCAGGCCAGAGAAGATGAAGGCTGGGATGGGGTTGGGTCTCCGGGAGGAGCTGCCCAGAGACAAAGACCTAGATGAGGGTTTCAGCGGTTCAGCATTCTCAGGAACTCAGACAAGAACTGGCTTTTCCCTCTGTAagacaggagctgcagcagcttgcCAGAGCCGACATGGCCTCACAGAGCAGTGAGGACATCATCAAGCTGTcgagggaggagctggaggccCTGAAAGCTGCCTTTGAGGAGGGGAACCTCGCCGGAGTGGCCTCCAGGCTGCAGGAAATGCTGGAGTCGCTGGAGAGCATCCAGCTGGATGTGGGCATCACGGGCGAGACCGACTCCGGGAAGTCGTCCTTTGTCAACGCCCTGCAGGGCCTAGGCGATGAGGATGCAGGTGCCGCCCGCACCGGTGTGGTGGAGACCACCAGGGAGCCGACTCCATACCAGCATCCCCGGTACCCCAACGTGACCATCTGGGACCTGCCGGGGATCGACACACCCGATTTCCACCCCGACGCCTACCAGGAGCAGGTCGGCTTCTCGCGCTACGACATCTTCTTCATCATCGCCTCGCAGCGCTTCACCGCCAACCACGCTGCTATGGCCCGCCACATCCAGGCTATGGACAAGAACTTCTACTTCGTCCGCTCCAAGGTGGATGTAGACCTGGATTCCTCCCTCAGGCGCCGGCCATCCAGCTACAGCgaggtgggggtgctgcaggagaTCCGGCAGAACTGCCTGGAGGGTCTGCGGGCCCAAGGCATCCGCTCGCCCCAGGTCTTCCTCCTCTCGGCTTTTGATCTCAGCAAGTACGACTTTCACCTCCTGGGGGAGACGCTGGAGAGGGAGCTGAGCCACCACAAGCGGCACGCCTTCCTGATGGCCCTGCCCAACATCTCCCTGCACATCCTGGAGAAGAAGAAGGCTGCCATGCTGAAGCAGATGTGGCTGGTCTCCACCATGGCCTGTGGTGTCCACGCCGCGCCCATCCCAGGGCTCCTGATCTCCTGCGATGTGGACATCCTGGCCAGGACCCTGCAAGGTTACTGCAAGAGCTTTGGCCTGGATGACGACTCTCTGGAGAAGCTGGCAGCAAAAGTGGGGCAGCCGGTGGGACAGATGAAGGCTGTTATCGAGGCACCACTGGCCCAGGAGATCTCCAACAGCCTGGTGGTGCAGCTGCTGATACAGGCAGGTGGCAAGGTGCCAAAGCTATCCAAGGAGGTGCTGCGCTCtgtccctgtgctgggctccatggCCTCTGGAGCACTGTCTTTTGCCACCGCTTACAAGATGCTGAGGAGTTTCATGGATGAGGTGACTGCCAGTGTCCAGAGGGTGCTGATCAAAGCCTTCGAGGTGGATGCTGAGAAAtgagccagagaggaggagagagaaagatcaaGACACCTTCTAGGGAGGGAAAGTGGAGACAGGACCCCGACATCCCCAGGAAATCCCCCGAGCTTCCTACCAAATGTCAGAATTTCATTCCCTAGCTGGATAGAAAATACAGCAATGAATTTCTAAAGATTCTGTTGCAGTTACTTTGCTTTTTAAACCTCAAATATCAGATCTGgttctgctctcactgacactGGCGCAAACCGTAAATCCATTGTAAATATGTTGTCATAAACTGGGGGTATCGCCACTACCAGTAAACACCTaattgtaaaatgggcataactcTGGTGTAAACTGGGAAGAACTCCATTGTACATACATAGTTTAAAGCTGTGAGGAGCTCCATTAGATGTAAACcagagacagattttaagtgagtacaagcagtgaggcataaaagtcaaaaatggttacaagaaaaataaagataaaacacttactAGTGTTTAATTTACCAAACTGtattagattcaagcaaagtttctcaccgcatgctccagcagattactgaccaaactctcagaTCAGAAGCTCTCCCCTGGAGTCCAACGGCTGttctcctttgtcttcttaggtatGATGCCAGAGACAGATAGGGAGTGAGACGAGGGGTGTCTTGGGGTACCCACCCCTTCTTTTTCTAGTCCTGaccccctttgagaagcatttccagctgggagccaggcgaCAGGCAGGCTGGTAGAGAAAGAAAATTTCAGGCTGTTTCTTTGCTACGCTGTAGATTTttgtccctgcccccttcctcgccaaagaatggccacttagcaggtaTGTTCATCAGCCTTGTTGACAGATGGCTGAGGAGTCAgtttgccctttgtctctgaggaattgtttagccactccccagactaatctgggaaacacacttcagtcatgatttcagatTATGtccataactttacatataacgCTGCTACGTTAATTTTGCCATGATGTTACCGATCAGCAAGTTATCAGTTTTTaactgatacctcacaaggcataccttgtacagACACTCTTACAATAGTCTGTAGGGTGTGAACACTGGTATTTTCTGTCACAATGGGGGACCGACACACCCCAGACATGAGACACATGGGACTAAAGGATACTGGTGAGTAGACAGTGGGGACTGGAGCAGAAAGGGTATTATACTGTAAAGAGACAGCTGTGTGATCCTGTGGTGAGTGGGAATCTAGCAATCTAGGTTCTAGTCCCAAcattgccactgacctgctggatgaCCCCAGGCGAGTCCCTTCTAGTCTTTGGGCCTCAGTTTTTCTCTGTAAATTGGGGTACTGATGCTGATTCCTTTTGGAAAGCACAGCACTTTTGATCTGGGTATCCCAGATCTCGTGCTGTGCGAGAGCGAACCATTCTAACTGAAAGatgaaaaatgacaaattaaataaattcttctGATTGTTCTTAGTGGCCAGAGGCATTTCTGAACATCAAGCATGTGACGATGTGTGAATGTTCCATAATATTTTGTATTAAtattgtgtgtgcctcagtttccccatatggtGCTTGGTTAACTAGGTAGTGGGAAAAGGTTGTTTGCTCATTGCAGAGACCCAGCGATACAGACGTGACTGATGTCTAGCTGTTTAGAGCCTGGAGCCCCAAGCCTATGGAGAGTCTGAGAAGACAAAGGCCACTCGAATTGCTCAGACATTTGGCACCTAGCGATTAACGACCATGGATGGCCTACCCTCCGCAGGAAGCCAGTCAGGTgtgaccagctggagaacaaagggctaaGGAGGTGAGGTCAGGTGACAATGTTTGCCCTGGAACAGAAACAAAGTATGGAAGAAGGGCCCAATGGGGATGTGaagtgtgggctgctggaagcaagAGATGCTCCTGGACTGGGACTGAAGAGGGGTCAGAGGGCTCTGTGCTTTGGGCTGACCCAGATGGACCAGGCTGTAACTTTCAGTTCTCTGGGCTAACCAAGGACCTGCCACACTGTGTTCCAGATGGCTAATAAACCCTGCTGCTCTCAccacgctggctgagagtcactgcgcATGCTGAAGGTGGGGGTGAATTGCTCCCTTTGGGTGTTCAAGTCTGTCTCAGGGTCCAACTCAGCTGGACTCGTGTGACGCAGGGATGCTGAAGGCTCTGAGGTTCGGCCTAAGGTGGCGGTGAATCCAAGTGGCTTCCCCTAGTGAGAGCATGACCCTAAAGCGGGTTGGGTGTAGGGACTGTTCCAGAGCTGTGACAAAGGGCAGAGACACTGCTTAAATGAAACCTAAATAGACACGTTCCTGCTTTAATCTGTCTTGTTATTATAGCAGTGGAGGATCTACAGAGCTGCAACTTCCTTCTTGGCTTCATCAGGACCATTCAACTCCACCACCTGAATCAACACTCAGCCCCAGCATGCAAATAATCAGTGATAATGCAGTAATATCAGGCCCGTCATGTGCTATTGCATCAACCTGGAGTTTCCTGGGTGGACTGCCGGACCTTGTTTTGAAGGACAATACATTCAGATACCTGGAACATGAACTAGATTTGACCCTGTTTAATGTTTCTGCTGGaaaccctctgcccagcccctgcataCGTGGCTGGAGAGTTCTGGTATTTGTAAGCTGTGTTTGCTTTTATTGGGTGGCTCCACTCCCTTTAAAAGTTAGATCTGCGACTGGTGCATCAGAGGAATCGCTCTGTCTCTTTGGCCAGAAGCTTCTGATGCTGAAATCTGCTGTTAGACGCCTCAGCGACACTGGAACTGGGAATCAAGTGAGTCCTGACCCTTCCCTTAATACATTACTCTGTGATGTCACGTAGCAGTAGTTGTGATATGTCAACATGACAATAGTAGCTTTAAAAAGCCCAAGTCATTGTTGGTTTCTCTacagctgtaaaatgaggataacactACTGAGctgctctgtaaagtgctttgagatctactcatG containing:
- the LOC135979947 gene encoding interferon-inducible GTPase 5-like translates to MRVSAVQHSQELRQELAFPSVRQELQQLARADMASQSSEDIIKLSREELEALKAAFEEGNLAGVASRLQEMLESLESIQLDVGITGETDSGKSSFVNALQGLGDEDAGAARTGVVETTREPTPYQHPRYPNVTIWDLPGIDTPDFHPDAYQEQVGFSRYDIFFIIASQRFTANHAAMARHIQAMDKNFYFVRSKVDVDLDSSLRRRPSSYSEVGVLQEIRQNCLEGLRAQGIRSPQVFLLSAFDLSKYDFHLLGETLERELSHHKRHAFLMALPNISLHILEKKKAAMLKQMWLVSTMACGVHAAPIPGLLISCDVDILARTLQGYCKSFGLDDDSLEKLAAKVGQPVGQMKAVIEAPLAQEISNSLVVQLLIQAGGKVPKLSKEVLRSVPVLGSMASGALSFATAYKMLRSFMDEVTASVQRVLIKAFEVDAEK